A region from the Halobellus litoreus genome encodes:
- the surE gene encoding 5'/3'-nucleotidase SurE, translated as MSDGPAILLTNDDGIDAPGIATLRTELTAFGDVTVVAPDANQSGVGRTRSHTARIREHPWGYRLSGTPADCVAYGLRGLETDFDVVVSGVNNGPNAGNYVVGRSGTVGAGIEAAFLGTPALAISAYHSTDFFLSPPEEYDFARPARIAGRLVSRALESGVYEDVDLLNVNAPVDASSPPVILTEPYHDYEQDVEPADPEALDDGEIDADGGELAADEQIVHLHDRTWPGVVGWENPFPPTDEHRERYPVGTDRRAMVDAAVSVSPLSMSHASPDSAALAEVVETIDVE; from the coding sequence ATGAGCGACGGTCCCGCGATCCTCCTGACCAACGACGACGGCATCGACGCGCCGGGCATCGCGACCCTCCGGACGGAACTCACCGCCTTCGGGGACGTCACCGTCGTCGCGCCCGATGCGAACCAGAGCGGCGTCGGCCGGACCCGGAGCCACACGGCCCGGATCCGCGAGCATCCCTGGGGGTACCGGCTCTCCGGCACGCCCGCCGACTGCGTCGCGTACGGCCTGCGGGGACTGGAGACCGACTTCGACGTGGTCGTCTCCGGCGTCAACAACGGTCCGAACGCCGGCAACTACGTCGTCGGGCGCTCCGGGACCGTCGGCGCGGGCATCGAGGCGGCGTTCCTCGGCACGCCCGCGCTCGCCATCTCGGCGTACCACTCGACGGACTTCTTCCTCTCGCCGCCGGAGGAGTACGACTTCGCCCGTCCCGCTCGGATCGCCGGCCGCCTGGTCTCACGCGCCCTCGAATCCGGCGTGTACGAGGACGTCGACCTGCTGAACGTCAACGCACCGGTGGACGCGTCGTCGCCGCCAGTCATCCTCACCGAACCGTACCACGACTACGAACAGGACGTCGAACCCGCCGACCCCGAGGCGCTCGACGACGGCGAGATCGACGCCGACGGCGGAGAGTTAGCCGCGGACGAACAGATCGTTCACCTCCACGACCGGACGTGGCCCGGCGTCGTCGGCTGGGAGAACCCGTTCCCGCCGACCGACGAACACCGCGAGCGGTACCCCGTCGGGACGGACCGCCGCGCGATGGTCGACGCCGCCGTCAGCGTCTCGCCGCTCTCGATGAGCCACGCCTCGCCCGATAGCGCCGCGCTGGCCGAGGTCGTCGAGACGATCGACGTGGAGTGA
- a CDS encoding GIY-YIG nuclease family protein, producing the protein MTADSDDREVGADPDGDHYVYVLECADGSLYTGYTTEVERRVAEHNAGEGAKYTRGRTPVELVHVESFDSKSAAMSREYEIKQFSRREKAELVGLD; encoded by the coding sequence GTGACTGCCGACTCCGACGACCGCGAGGTTGGCGCCGACCCCGACGGCGATCACTACGTCTACGTCCTGGAGTGCGCCGACGGCTCGCTGTACACGGGCTACACGACCGAGGTGGAGCGCCGCGTCGCCGAACACAACGCCGGCGAGGGCGCGAAGTACACGCGCGGTCGGACGCCCGTCGAGTTGGTCCACGTCGAGTCCTTCGACTCGAAGTCGGCGGCGATGTCGCGGGAGTACGAGATCAAACAGTTCTCGCGCCGGGAAAAGGCGGAGTTGGTCGGCCTCGACTAG
- a CDS encoding DUF7571 family protein — protein sequence MKPCHGCQSVIDEYLLDKQLEPLRELTADDFNLCADCATIVADACVECGGGVYVPRSDSVTPDYCPACRSDLIDRTGHDPGWTRGRVSG from the coding sequence ATGAAACCGTGTCACGGCTGCCAGTCGGTTATCGACGAGTATCTCCTGGATAAACAACTCGAACCGCTGCGCGAACTCACGGCCGACGATTTCAACCTCTGTGCGGACTGTGCGACCATCGTCGCGGACGCGTGCGTGGAGTGCGGCGGCGGAGTGTACGTTCCTCGAAGCGACTCCGTCACCCCCGACTACTGCCCGGCGTGTCGGTCCGACCTCATCGATCGCACCGGTCACGACCCTGGCTGGACGCGCGGCCGCGTGTCCGGCTGA
- a CDS encoding ABC transporter ATP-binding protein, producing the protein MTDEDGGFSDVSETVDGHPMRSLLGYARPYWPRITLGVIAAIGTRFARLVPPIIVATTIDRIVLGADEPGLLTEAGLLPGGAITGEAARLAFLQRLVAIAALAYLLRSVTRFGSRYLLQSSAQKIQRDLRDDTYDHLQHLSMDFFADHQTGGLMSILNSDINRLEQFLNTEFRQLIRVVATVGGIAVILWYYAPTLALIALAPVPVIGLGSVLFLRWIEPRYKSIRETVARLNTRLENNLGGVAVVKSFNRYAFERDRVAEQSEAYHDEKVAALRIRRGFFAALRLLTGVVFVLILFVGGRAIITTPPGEAALISTGAFAAFFLYLRRLYSPMRRIGRSANKYQLAKSSAERVFGLLGREPTVTEPEDPHVPDGIDGHVTFEDVSFSYDDRESVLESVSLDVPSGATVGLAGATGAGKSTLVKLVPRLHDVDEGSVSVDGRDVRAYDLQALREEIAVVEQNPYLFSGTVAENVAYGDSEVLAAERHGAREHRDRVVSAAKAAAAHEFVADLPDGYETQIGERGIKLSGGQRQRIAIARALLNDPAIIVFDEATSDVDTETEERIKASIDRLIEDRTAFVIAHRLSTIRDADRVVVLDDGEVVESGTHDELLAGSGEYAALWDAQLDESAAVSADRAG; encoded by the coding sequence GTGACCGACGAAGACGGCGGCTTTTCCGACGTCAGTGAGACAGTCGACGGACATCCGATGCGGAGCCTGCTCGGGTACGCTCGCCCGTACTGGCCCCGGATCACGCTCGGGGTGATCGCGGCGATCGGGACCCGGTTCGCCCGACTGGTCCCGCCGATCATCGTCGCGACCACCATCGATCGGATCGTTCTCGGAGCTGACGAACCGGGGCTGCTGACCGAGGCGGGCCTGTTGCCGGGCGGCGCGATCACCGGTGAGGCCGCCCGCTTGGCGTTCTTACAGCGACTCGTCGCGATCGCTGCGCTGGCGTATCTCCTGCGCTCTGTCACGCGTTTCGGGTCGCGGTATCTGTTACAGTCCTCCGCACAGAAGATCCAGCGAGACCTCCGCGACGACACGTACGATCACCTCCAGCACCTCTCGATGGACTTCTTCGCCGACCACCAGACCGGCGGGTTGATGTCGATTCTCAACAGCGACATCAATCGGTTGGAGCAGTTCCTCAACACCGAGTTCCGTCAACTCATTCGCGTCGTCGCGACCGTCGGCGGGATTGCGGTGATCCTCTGGTACTACGCGCCGACGCTGGCGCTCATCGCGTTAGCTCCCGTCCCCGTGATCGGTCTCGGTAGCGTGCTATTCCTCCGGTGGATCGAACCGCGATACAAGTCGATTCGAGAGACGGTCGCCCGGCTTAACACCCGCCTGGAGAACAACCTCGGGGGCGTCGCCGTCGTGAAGTCGTTCAACCGATACGCCTTCGAACGCGACCGCGTCGCCGAGCAGAGCGAGGCGTATCACGACGAGAAAGTCGCCGCCCTGCGTATCCGCCGGGGGTTCTTCGCCGCGCTCCGCCTCCTCACCGGCGTCGTGTTCGTCCTCATCCTGTTCGTCGGCGGCCGGGCCATCATCACGACGCCCCCCGGCGAAGCGGCCCTGATCTCGACGGGGGCCTTCGCGGCCTTCTTCCTGTACCTCCGGCGGCTGTACTCCCCGATGCGTCGGATCGGCCGGTCGGCCAACAAGTACCAGCTCGCCAAGTCCAGCGCCGAGCGGGTGTTCGGCCTGCTCGGGCGCGAGCCGACCGTCACCGAACCCGAGGACCCACACGTGCCCGACGGGATAGACGGTCACGTGACGTTCGAGGACGTCTCGTTCAGCTACGACGACCGCGAGTCGGTACTCGAATCAGTCTCGTTGGACGTCCCGAGCGGCGCGACGGTCGGCCTCGCCGGGGCGACCGGTGCCGGAAAGTCGACGCTCGTGAAGCTCGTCCCGCGCTTGCACGACGTCGACGAAGGCTCCGTCTCCGTGGACGGTCGGGACGTTAGAGCGTACGACCTGCAGGCCCTCCGCGAGGAGATCGCGGTCGTCGAGCAGAACCCCTACCTCTTCTCCGGAACCGTCGCCGAGAACGTTGCCTACGGCGACAGCGAGGTGCTCGCCGCCGAACGGCACGGCGCACGGGAGCACCGCGACCGCGTGGTCTCGGCCGCGAAAGCGGCGGCAGCCCACGAATTCGTCGCCGACCTCCCGGACGGCTACGAGACACAGATCGGCGAACGGGGGATCAAGCTCTCCGGCGGCCAGCGACAGCGGATCGCGATCGCCCGGGCGCTGCTCAACGATCCGGCGATCATCGTCTTCGACGAGGCAACCAGCGACGTCGACACCGAGACCGAGGAACGGATCAAAGCGAGCATCGATCGGTTAATCGAGGACCGAACCGCCTTCGTCATCGCACACCGCCTCTCGACGATTCGGGACGCCGATCGGGTGGTCGTCCTCGACGACGGCGAAGTCGTCGAATCGGGCACCCACGACGAGTTGCTCGCCGGGTCGGGAGAGTACGCCGCGCTGTGGGACGCGCAACTCGACGAGTCCGCAGCGGTCAGCGCGGATCGAGCGGGGTAG
- a CDS encoding NADPH-dependent FMN reductase, producing the protein MITVLAVSGSRRERSYTKKSLQVVLDAAGETGVETQLLDLGAVDLPLYDPDRDEQGDSAELTRRVRGAEAVVLGSPVYHGSYSSTFRNFHDYCSKDDYRNTAVGLVATAGGGSYGPTLEHMRSTVRGVYGHTVPEQVGVRNASKKYDGDRLADADTRRRLEELGVAVVEEARRLHPDS; encoded by the coding sequence GGGAGCCGGCGCGAGCGGAGTTACACGAAGAAGTCCCTGCAGGTGGTCCTCGACGCCGCGGGTGAGACGGGCGTCGAGACCCAACTGCTCGACCTCGGTGCGGTCGACCTCCCGCTGTACGACCCCGACCGCGACGAGCAGGGCGACTCGGCGGAACTCACGCGTCGCGTCCGCGGGGCGGAGGCGGTCGTCCTCGGCTCGCCCGTCTACCATGGGTCGTACTCCTCGACGTTCCGCAACTTCCACGACTACTGCTCGAAGGACGACTACCGAAACACGGCAGTCGGCCTGGTCGCGACCGCCGGGGGCGGTTCCTACGGTCCGACGCTGGAACACATGCGGAGCACGGTGCGCGGCGTATACGGCCACACGGTCCCCGAACAGGTGGGCGTTCGGAACGCCTCGAAGAAGTACGACGGCGACCGCCTCGCCGACGCCGACACGCGGCGTCGACTCGAAGAACTCGGCGTGGCGGTCGTCGAGGAGGCGCGGCGGTTGCATCCGGATTCGTGA